From a region of the Arvicanthis niloticus isolate mArvNil1 chromosome 6, mArvNil1.pat.X, whole genome shotgun sequence genome:
- the LOC143442561 gene encoding T-cell-specific guanine nucleotide triphosphate-binding protein 2-like produces the protein MGSAAEVPLYHKNKLLGLTSCANDYSISLFFSIQHPRLHTDTWTQSSSCQSPLTAQILAFTFENFFKNFKKESKLLSEETITLIESHLEDKNLQGALSEISHALRNIDKAPLNIAVTGETGTGKSSFINALRGVRDEEEGAASTGVVETTMKRTPYPHPKLPNVTIWDLPGIGTTNFKPQNYLTEMKFGEYDFFIIVSATRFKELDAHLAKAIEKMNTKFYFVRTKIDQDVSNEQRSKPKSFNRDSVLKKIRDDCSENLQKVLSSQPPVFLVSNCDVSDFDFPKLETTLLSELPAHKRHIFMMSLHSVTETAIDRKRDFLRQKIWLEALKAGVLATIPLGGFIRDEIQKLEETLNLYRSYFGLDEASLVNIAKDFHMSVSEIKAELKCLHLLTKDKDMSFKEKLLKYIESISCVTGGPLASGLYFRKTYYWKSLFIVTVASDAKSLLNKEQFLSRKRRSCMPIIEDPHTRETLPQASGIATTQRSQETIPGCNQQRFIRERAGSHRSDQVLALESRSDPLGQSLEGFKGKNHKPGEWDGVVKDTKHENSGTIQRYSL, from the coding sequence ATGGGATCAGCAGCTGAGGTCCCTCTGTACCATAAGAACAAACTCCTAGGTCTTACCTCCTGTGCTAATGATTACAgtatctctcttttcttctccattcaGCATCCTCGACTGCACACAGATACATGGACTCAATCCTCTAGCTGCCAGTCTCCTCTAACTGCTCAAATTTTGGCTTTCACCTTTGAAAACTTTTTTAAGAACTTCAAGAAGGAAAGCAAACTCCTCTCTGAGGAAACCATCACTTTGATTGAATCCCATCTGGAGGATAAGAACCTTCAGGGGGCACTGTCTGAAATTAGTCATGCTCTCAGAAACATTGACAAAGCACCACTGAACATTGCTGTGACTGGAGAAACAGGAACTGGAAAATCCAGCTTTATCAATGCCCTGAGGGGAGTGAGGGATGAAGAAGAAGGGGCAGCCTCCACTGGGGTGGTAGAGACAACCATGAAGAGAACTCCATACCCACACCCAAAGCTTCCCAATGTGACAATATGGGACCTGCCTGGCATTGGCACCACTAACTTCAAACCACAAAACTACCTAACAGAAATGAAGTTTGGTGAGTATGACTTCTTCATTATAGTCTCGGCTACACGCTTCAAAGAACTTGATGCACATCTGGCCAAAGCCATTGAAAAGATGAACACAAAGTTCTACTTTGTCCGAACCAAGATAGATCAAGATGTCAGTAATGAACAGAGAAGTAAACCAAAGTCTTTCAATAGAGACAGTGTCTTAAAGAAAATTAGAGATGACTGTTCAGAGAACCTTCAGAAGGTTCTCTCCAGTCAGCCTCCAGTCTTCCTAGTCTCTAACTGTGATGTGTCTGACTTTGACTTCCCAAAGCTGGAAACCACCCTACTGAGCGAGCTCCCAGCCCACAAGCGCCACATCTTCATGATGTCCTTGCACAGTGTTACTGAGACTGCCATTGACCGGAAGAGGGATTTTCTCAGACAGAAGATCTGGCTGGAGGCCCTGAAGGCTGGAGTACTGGCCACCATTCCACTTGGGGGCTTCATCAGAGATGAAATACAGAAGTTGGAGGAGACCTTGAATCTCTACAGGTCTTACTTTGGGCTGGATGAAGCCTCACTGGTAAATATTGCCAAGGATTTTCACATGTCTGTGAGTGAAATCAAGGCAGAACTTAAGTGTCTCCATTTGTTAACAAAGGACAAAGACATGTCCTTCAAAGAAAAACTGTTGAAATATATTGAATCTATTTCCTGTGTTACTGGAGGACCACTTGCCTCAGGCCTTTACTTTAGAAAGACTTACTATTGGAAAAGTCTTTTTATTGTTACTGTGGCAAGTGATGCCAAGTCTCTCCTTAATAAGGAACAGTTTTTATCACGGAAGCGAAGATCGTGCATGCCTAtcattgaagacccccatactcgggagacccttcctcaagcctccggaatcgcgaccacccaaagatcacaagaaaccatacctggatgcaatcagcagaggtttattagggaaagagctggcagccatcggtctgaccaggtactcgcgctggagtcaaggtccgaccccctcggccagtccttggagggttttaaagggaaaaaccacaaaccaggggagtgggatggggttgttaaagatacaaaacatgaaaacagtggaacaattcagaggtattcactctaa